The Sporosarcina ureae genome includes a region encoding these proteins:
- a CDS encoding two-component system regulatory protein YycI: MDWNRTKTIFIVVFSILNVFLYWLYLDRQMGVGNMQILGKTSVEETLALENITYEPISFTKKDVSYLSAHIATFSYDKLEELSNQTFEMIEKSLLLSRMKKPVKVRDDQDEYEFDEFLKKYVLNGEDYVLWDVDEEEQSAVFFQRVKNETIFHSPNAMLTLHWNEDGEVTHYEQSMLDEFLSFNHKKDLLSQNDAVSSLVTRGYLQPGSTVMQVKSGYSTLVQLTETQVFAPTWNVQVKLEDGTIEHYFINAIEGKVIEFQSEIVEESTE, encoded by the coding sequence TTGGATTGGAATAGAACCAAAACGATCTTTATTGTCGTCTTTTCCATTCTAAATGTCTTCTTGTATTGGCTTTATTTAGATAGGCAAATGGGTGTCGGAAACATGCAGATTCTTGGGAAAACATCCGTGGAGGAAACATTGGCATTAGAGAATATTACGTATGAGCCTATTTCTTTCACCAAAAAAGACGTATCGTATTTGTCAGCCCATATTGCCACCTTTTCTTATGACAAATTAGAAGAATTAAGTAATCAAACATTTGAAATGATTGAAAAATCATTATTACTATCCCGAATGAAAAAGCCTGTAAAGGTAAGGGATGATCAGGACGAGTATGAATTTGATGAGTTCTTGAAAAAATATGTGCTCAATGGTGAAGATTACGTGCTTTGGGATGTGGATGAAGAAGAGCAGAGTGCCGTATTCTTTCAACGGGTAAAGAACGAAACTATTTTCCACAGCCCCAACGCCATGCTCACCTTGCACTGGAACGAGGATGGAGAAGTTACGCATTACGAACAAAGTATGCTCGATGAATTCTTAAGCTTTAATCATAAGAAAGACTTACTGTCGCAGAACGACGCAGTCTCTTCACTTGTTACACGTGGTTATCTGCAACCTGGTTCCACTGTTATGCAAGTAAAATCAGGTTATTCGACACTTGTTCAGTTGACGGAAACTCAAGTATTTGCACCAACGTGGAATGTTCAGGTAAAATTGGAGGATGGAACAATAGAGCATTACTTTATCAATGCGATTGAAGGAAAAGTCATCGAGTTCCAATCGGAAATAGTAGAAGAGTCAACAGAATAG
- a CDS encoding YycH family regulatory protein, which yields MGLKYIETIKSIVLLLLVSLSVLFTLAVWNYSPNYEPMEQLQTVDISISEKKAIDEIIKPYKMITILKEQVLGSTDTEKIDKILTEMNTWDLSDLHLVSQDMNKFDIAKLLRQPSQMTFYFTGEVPILVYDNVLLVDDVNIPEATFNRLVIDWGQSTQAPVIHLLSEMSGLHYQMQVTLPNKTSFLRNVVDIGQSFDEYAEIDRGNASFLAVPKNPITVMRNTYYQEEVNPLRFRDALFSDPNAVRRNLIDSTHEEYGDDHAFMNVDTEIKRLNYVMPAMESQEIAIPSELLLNTIDFINEHGGWTDEYRYAYMNPISRYVRFQLYVDGLPVFSDQSGTSEITETWGNQRVFKYIRPYYTLDVNIKSVQETLPSGVEVAEALRESEELDFDSIEEITPGYYMNRDIERKLIILQPCWYYLIKGNWLRFAPEELQGGGKIGLE from the coding sequence ATGGGATTGAAATATATTGAAACAATTAAATCCATCGTACTGTTGTTACTCGTCTCGTTGAGTGTGCTCTTCACATTAGCGGTATGGAACTATTCGCCGAATTATGAACCAATGGAACAACTACAGACTGTTGATATTTCCATTTCTGAAAAGAAAGCAATTGATGAAATTATTAAGCCGTATAAAATGATTACTATTTTAAAAGAGCAAGTACTGGGTTCTACAGATACTGAAAAGATCGACAAGATTCTGACAGAAATGAATACGTGGGATTTATCTGATCTACATTTAGTAAGTCAAGACATGAATAAGTTTGATATTGCTAAACTCTTACGGCAACCAAGTCAAATGACATTTTACTTCACGGGCGAAGTACCCATACTCGTCTATGACAATGTATTACTAGTCGATGACGTCAATATTCCTGAAGCCACTTTTAATCGTCTAGTCATTGACTGGGGGCAATCTACGCAAGCGCCAGTCATTCACTTACTGAGCGAAATGAGCGGCTTACACTACCAGATGCAAGTGACACTACCGAATAAAACAAGTTTCTTGCGCAACGTAGTGGATATCGGTCAGTCATTCGATGAATATGCGGAAATAGATCGTGGCAATGCATCATTTCTTGCCGTACCAAAAAACCCTATAACTGTTATGCGTAATACGTATTATCAGGAAGAGGTCAATCCATTGCGTTTTCGTGATGCATTGTTCAGTGATCCGAATGCGGTACGACGTAATCTAATCGATTCAACGCATGAGGAATATGGAGACGACCATGCTTTCATGAATGTCGATACCGAGATTAAGCGGTTGAATTATGTCATGCCTGCAATGGAAAGTCAGGAGATAGCGATACCTTCAGAACTGTTGTTAAATACTATTGATTTTATCAATGAGCATGGCGGATGGACAGATGAGTACCGCTACGCTTATATGAATCCAATTTCCCGTTATGTTCGGTTCCAACTATATGTCGATGGCTTGCCCGTCTTTAGTGATCAATCAGGTACTAGCGAAATCACGGAGACGTGGGGAAATCAGCGCGTATTCAAATATATACGCCCATATTACACATTGGATGTGAACATTAAATCTGTACAAGAAACTTTGCCTTCGGGAGTGGAAGTGGCGGAGGCTTTACGTGAATCAGAAGAGCTAGACTTCGATTCGATAGAAGAAATCACTCCGGGGTATTATATGAATCGTGATATAGAACGCAAATTGATTATTTTGCAACCTTGCTGGTATTACCTTATCAAAGGTAACTGGTTACGCTTCGCTCCAGAAGAATTACAAGGAGGTGGCAAGATTGGATTGGAATAG
- the walK gene encoding cell wall metabolism sensor histidine kinase WalK: MHKVGFFRSIQVKFVLIYVLLILVSMQIIGLYFARELEQTLKDNFTNSIVDRMNLVEFSVREEIIKKRKDSDPTLEQSLKNVLFEFTSDDIIEIRVINSKYRILATSSFDNQMRVGQHSTNDNVRKSITSEAMKDVVMIDPQSHNRVLSLAKPIFNGNEIIGSLYVEANIESVFQQIEEINRILAGAAAVSLTITIIVGIFIARAFTRPISDMRRQAQAMAKGNFTRKVKVYGSDEMGQLAIAFNHLTNQLQESQSTTESERRKLASVLENMTDGVISTDRKGRVSLINDSALQMLGVTNDLVINRPIASILGIDDEYTFEELIQMKESIPLDFSTEDQAYILRATISVTQRETGFVNGLIVVLHDNTEQEKIDMERREFVSNVSHELRTPLTTMRSYLDALAEGAWRNEEIAPNFLHVTQNETERMIRLVNDLLKLSRMDSKEYELNKEWVEFNRFFNAVIERFEFSKSQNVRFTRNLYSSSLFVEIDTDKLTQVLDNIISNALKYSPDGGEIRFGVTVSGDYIKVMISDDGMGIPKSNVNRIFDRFYRADRARSRALGGTGLGLAIAKEMIVAHKGEIWAQSEEGTGTTIFFKLPFEQQEDGEWD, from the coding sequence ATGCATAAGGTTGGGTTTTTCCGGTCAATTCAAGTCAAATTTGTCTTGATCTATGTCTTGCTTATACTTGTGTCTATGCAGATTATTGGGCTGTATTTTGCTCGTGAACTGGAACAAACACTAAAAGATAACTTTACGAATTCGATTGTAGACCGAATGAATTTAGTCGAGTTCAGTGTGCGGGAAGAAATTATAAAAAAACGTAAAGATAGTGATCCCACGCTAGAACAAAGCTTAAAAAATGTCTTGTTCGAATTCACTTCAGACGACATTATTGAAATACGAGTTATAAATTCTAAATATCGTATTCTGGCGACATCCTCATTTGACAATCAGATGAGGGTAGGTCAGCATTCGACCAATGATAATGTGCGGAAGTCTATTACGTCAGAGGCGATGAAAGACGTTGTGATGATTGATCCGCAATCTCATAATCGTGTACTATCCTTAGCCAAACCAATTTTTAATGGTAATGAAATTATAGGATCGCTTTATGTAGAAGCGAATATTGAATCTGTATTCCAACAAATTGAAGAAATCAATCGAATATTGGCGGGAGCCGCGGCTGTCTCCCTGACCATTACAATAATAGTTGGGATTTTCATTGCCAGGGCATTTACCCGGCCCATTTCAGATATGCGGCGACAAGCACAAGCGATGGCAAAAGGAAACTTCACCCGAAAGGTTAAAGTGTACGGATCGGATGAGATGGGTCAGTTGGCCATTGCATTCAACCACTTAACCAACCAGCTGCAAGAATCCCAGTCCACTACGGAAAGTGAAAGGCGAAAGTTAGCCTCGGTTCTAGAAAATATGACGGACGGTGTCATTTCGACCGATCGAAAAGGACGAGTTAGCCTAATTAACGACTCTGCCCTTCAAATGCTCGGTGTAACGAATGACCTCGTCATTAATCGACCTATCGCCAGTATTCTGGGTATAGATGATGAGTATACGTTTGAAGAACTAATCCAAATGAAAGAATCGATACCTCTAGACTTCAGTACAGAAGATCAAGCATATATTTTACGTGCTACAATATCCGTCACGCAACGTGAAACAGGCTTCGTAAACGGCCTGATTGTGGTACTACATGATAATACGGAACAAGAAAAGATTGATATGGAACGTCGTGAATTCGTGTCGAATGTTTCGCATGAATTGCGTACACCGCTCACTACGATGCGCAGTTATCTCGATGCGTTGGCAGAAGGGGCTTGGCGCAATGAAGAAATTGCTCCAAATTTCTTGCATGTGACGCAAAATGAAACGGAGCGAATGATTCGTCTCGTGAACGACTTACTGAAACTTTCACGTATGGACAGTAAGGAATATGAATTGAATAAAGAATGGGTAGAATTTAACCGATTCTTCAATGCGGTTATTGAGCGATTTGAATTTTCGAAGTCGCAAAATGTACGTTTTACTCGAAATTTATATTCAAGCAGTCTATTCGTGGAGATCGATACCGACAAACTAACGCAAGTACTAGATAATATCATTTCTAACGCCTTAAAGTATTCACCAGATGGTGGAGAAATCCGTTTCGGTGTAACAGTCTCAGGCGATTATATTAAGGTAATGATATCCGATGATGGAATGGGTATTCCTAAATCTAATGTCAATCGAATATTCGACCGTTTCTATCGTGCAGACAGAGCCCGTTCTCGTGCCCTCGGTGGGACCGGCCTAGGACTTGCAATCGCTAAAGAAATGATCGTAGCGCATAAAGGGGAGATATGGGCACAAAGTGAGGAAGGAACAGGAACGACAATCTTCTTCAAGCTACCATTTGAACAACAAGAGGACGGTGAATGGGATTGA
- the yycF gene encoding response regulator YycF: protein MQNKTVFIVDDEKPIADIIEFNLKKEGFNVFCAYDGEDAINRVEEIQPDIMLLDIMLPKRDGMEVCREVRKKYDFPIIMLTAKDSEIDKVLGLELGADDYVTKPFGTRELIARVKANLRRHARTIAEDQEEETNDITVGQLVIQPDAYYVQKRGVTIELTHREFELLYYLAKHIGQVMTREHLLQTVWGYDYFGDVRTVDVTIRRLREKIEDTPSHPSWIVTRRGVGYYLRDPEQE from the coding sequence ATGCAAAATAAAACTGTATTTATTGTAGACGATGAGAAACCCATCGCAGACATCATAGAATTTAATTTGAAAAAGGAGGGTTTCAACGTCTTTTGCGCATACGACGGTGAAGACGCGATCAATCGCGTAGAAGAAATTCAGCCGGACATCATGCTTCTTGATATCATGCTTCCTAAACGCGATGGCATGGAAGTCTGTCGAGAAGTACGAAAAAAATATGATTTCCCTATTATCATGCTGACAGCGAAGGATTCAGAAATTGATAAGGTGTTAGGGCTTGAACTAGGCGCAGATGATTACGTTACGAAGCCATTTGGCACAAGAGAACTAATTGCTCGAGTCAAAGCTAATCTGCGTCGTCACGCGAGAACTATAGCGGAAGATCAGGAAGAAGAAACGAATGATATTACAGTCGGACAACTTGTCATCCAACCCGATGCCTACTATGTTCAAAAACGTGGAGTTACGATTGAACTGACGCATCGTGAATTTGAGCTACTGTACTACTTAGCAAAACATATCGGTCAGGTGATGACACGTGAACATTTACTGCAAACTGTATGGGGCTATGATTATTTTGGTGATGTACGAACAGTCGATGTCACGATTCGACGCCTTCGTGAAAAGATTGAAGACACGCCGAGTCATCCGAGCTGGATCGTTACAAGACGTGGCGTAGGCTATTATTTGCGCGATCCGGAACAGGAGTAG
- the dnaB gene encoding replicative DNA helicase encodes MIERTPPHNNEAEQSVLGAIFLEPQALITASEILLPEDFYRIAHKKIFETMLVLNDRGQPVDLVTIAEELKVKNELEDVGGISYITELANAVPTAANIVYYANIVEEKALLRRLIRVATDIVEDGYTREDEVEALLGEAEKKMMEVSNRKNAGDFRHIKDVLVETYDNIELLHTRKGDVTGIPTGFRDLDQITAGFQRNDLIIVAARPSVGKTAFALNVAQNVATKTDENVAIFSLEMGAEQLVMRMLCAEGNIDAQVLRTGNLEADDWRKLTMAMGSLSNAGIFIDDSPGIRINEIRSKCRRLQQEHGLGMIMIDYLQLIMGSGRGSDNRQQEVSEISRSLKALARELKIPVIALSQLSRGVEQRQDKRPMMSDLRESGSIEQDADIVSFLYREDYYDKETEMQNMIEIIIAKQRNGPTGTVTLAFAKEYNKFLNIDWSQHESPPSYE; translated from the coding sequence ATGATCGAGCGCACACCTCCGCATAACAACGAAGCAGAGCAGTCAGTCCTTGGTGCAATATTTTTAGAACCGCAGGCACTGATTACCGCTTCTGAAATATTGTTGCCGGAAGACTTTTATCGGATCGCACATAAAAAGATTTTCGAAACCATGCTCGTACTGAATGACAGAGGTCAGCCAGTCGATTTGGTAACTATCGCCGAAGAGCTCAAAGTGAAAAATGAGCTTGAAGACGTCGGGGGTATTTCGTATATTACAGAGCTTGCCAACGCGGTTCCGACTGCTGCAAACATTGTTTATTACGCAAATATCGTAGAAGAAAAGGCTTTATTGCGCAGACTGATTCGCGTTGCAACTGACATTGTAGAAGACGGCTACACACGAGAAGACGAAGTAGAAGCCTTGCTTGGGGAAGCCGAAAAAAAAATGATGGAAGTATCCAATAGGAAAAACGCTGGTGACTTCCGTCATATTAAAGATGTACTAGTGGAGACGTATGACAATATCGAATTATTGCATACACGTAAAGGTGATGTAACAGGCATACCTACCGGGTTCCGTGACTTGGACCAGATCACAGCAGGCTTCCAACGTAATGACTTGATTATTGTGGCAGCTCGTCCTTCCGTCGGTAAAACCGCGTTTGCGTTGAACGTAGCGCAGAACGTGGCAACGAAGACAGATGAAAATGTTGCGATTTTTAGTCTCGAGATGGGCGCGGAACAGCTTGTTATGCGTATGCTCTGTGCGGAAGGAAATATTGATGCGCAAGTGTTACGTACAGGGAATCTTGAAGCAGACGATTGGCGCAAGCTGACGATGGCAATGGGCTCGTTATCAAATGCGGGAATATTCATTGATGACAGTCCAGGTATCCGTATCAATGAAATCCGTTCAAAATGCAGACGACTACAACAGGAACATGGTCTTGGTATGATCATGATCGACTATTTGCAACTGATCATGGGAAGCGGTCGGGGTAGTGATAACCGTCAGCAAGAGGTATCTGAGATTTCTCGTTCACTGAAAGCTTTGGCGCGTGAATTGAAAATACCAGTCATCGCACTATCCCAGCTTTCACGGGGCGTAGAGCAACGACAAGATAAGCGCCCTATGATGTCCGACCTCCGGGAATCAGGAAGTATTGAGCAAGACGCCGATATCGTCTCTTTCCTCTACCGGGAAGACTACTATGACAAAGAAACGGAAATGCAAAACATGATTGAAATCATTATTGCCAAGCAACGTAACGGCCCAACCGGTACCGTGACCTTGGCATTTGCAAAGGAATACAACAAGTTCCTCAATATTGACTGGAGCCAGCACGAATCACCTCCGTCTTACGAATAA
- the rplI gene encoding 50S ribosomal protein L9: MKVIFLKDVKGKGKKGEVKEVSTGYAQNYLLKNNVAVEATPGNLSKLQGQKERQKKDAAAELAEAKELKEQVEKLTVELQAKTGEDGRLFGSITSKQIGQALEKQNKIKVDRRKMELPEPIRALGFTNVPIKLHPDVTATLKVHVTEE; the protein is encoded by the coding sequence ATGAAAGTTATTTTTTTAAAGGACGTCAAAGGAAAAGGCAAAAAAGGTGAAGTGAAAGAGGTTTCAACTGGATATGCACAAAACTATTTACTGAAAAATAATGTAGCAGTTGAAGCAACTCCAGGTAATTTAAGTAAGTTGCAAGGCCAGAAGGAACGCCAGAAGAAAGATGCAGCTGCGGAATTGGCAGAGGCTAAAGAATTAAAAGAGCAAGTTGAAAAGTTGACTGTAGAGCTACAGGCGAAAACTGGCGAGGACGGTCGTCTCTTTGGTTCTATCACGTCGAAGCAAATTGGACAAGCGCTAGAAAAGCAAAATAAAATTAAAGTAGACCGTCGCAAAATGGAATTACCTGAGCCAATCCGTGCTCTTGGTTTTACAAATGTTCCGATCAAATTACACCCTGATGTAACAGCTACACTTAAAGTGCATGTTACAGAAGAATGA
- a CDS encoding DHH family phosphoesterase: MNLFYKKRKIRIPLAFLSLLGAVGSVLLMLLNFWVGLLFAVAYAAALGIAWKVENDNYLETQKYIETLSYRMKRVGEEALLELPIGIILLNEKQLIEWVNPFINSIYPDKTWIGSQLYEINETFRQVIREDSEQDVIVLNDRSYRVYYKPEEKLIYLFDVTERMKMQSLYYADRTTIGILLVDNYDELSQTMDDQTRSQMNSVVTSLVNQWADEYGIFVKRISSERFLAVFNEGTLALLEKTKFALLDTIRENTSKHSVSLTLSIGVGTGTTSLTELGELAQSSLDLVLGRGGDQVAIKHHDGKLKFYGGKTNPVEKRTRVRARVISHALRDLIQDSDRVFVMGHKMPDMDAIGASIGVRKMARMNGVEGYVVVNFDQLDASVSRLMDEVQQDEILYDHMLMPEEALELMTERSLVVIVDTHKPSMVIDERVLDKAPKVVLIDHHRRGEEFINNTVLVYMEPYASSTAELVTELLEYQPKNEKLTMLESTAMLAGIVVDTKSFTLRTGSRTFEAASYLRTNGADTVLVQRLLKEDISTYIERSKLIETVEFVGNGDIAIARGQDEVVHSSVLIAQTADILLTMQGISASFVVARRDDGKIGISARSLGELNVQVVMEELGGGGHLTNSACQLNVETMDEAITMLKDVLEQYVERGNEE, translated from the coding sequence TTGAATTTATTTTATAAAAAACGAAAGATCCGGATTCCATTGGCATTCTTGTCCCTACTTGGAGCAGTAGGTTCCGTACTACTAATGCTATTGAACTTTTGGGTTGGGCTGCTTTTTGCCGTCGCTTATGCGGCTGCGTTAGGTATTGCTTGGAAAGTAGAGAATGATAACTACTTGGAAACACAGAAGTATATTGAAACCTTATCTTACCGAATGAAAAGGGTAGGAGAAGAAGCGTTACTGGAATTACCCATTGGGATTATCTTGCTGAATGAAAAGCAATTAATTGAATGGGTCAATCCATTTATAAACTCTATTTATCCCGACAAGACATGGATCGGGTCACAGCTCTACGAAATAAATGAAACATTTCGTCAAGTAATTAGAGAAGACAGTGAGCAAGATGTCATCGTATTGAATGATCGCTCGTACCGCGTGTACTATAAACCGGAAGAGAAATTGATCTATCTATTTGACGTAACAGAACGTATGAAGATGCAATCTCTTTATTATGCTGATCGAACGACAATCGGTATTTTATTGGTCGATAACTACGATGAACTGTCCCAGACAATGGACGATCAGACGAGAAGCCAGATGAACTCCGTTGTGACTTCATTGGTTAATCAATGGGCAGATGAGTATGGGATCTTCGTGAAACGAATATCTTCTGAGCGCTTCTTGGCCGTTTTCAATGAAGGTACACTAGCACTATTAGAAAAGACTAAATTTGCATTGCTCGATACGATTCGCGAGAACACATCTAAACATAGCGTATCACTTACATTGAGTATTGGGGTAGGGACAGGTACTACGTCGCTTACAGAGCTTGGTGAGCTGGCACAGTCGAGCTTGGACTTAGTTCTCGGACGTGGCGGTGATCAGGTAGCAATCAAACACCATGATGGGAAGCTGAAATTCTATGGTGGTAAGACAAATCCCGTTGAAAAACGTACACGGGTGCGTGCACGAGTCATTTCACACGCGCTTCGTGATTTAATTCAAGATAGTGACCGCGTGTTTGTCATGGGTCATAAAATGCCCGACATGGATGCGATTGGCGCGTCGATTGGCGTACGTAAAATGGCAAGGATGAATGGCGTTGAAGGCTATGTTGTCGTTAACTTTGATCAGCTCGACGCTAGTGTCAGCCGTCTGATGGATGAGGTGCAGCAAGATGAAATATTATATGATCACATGCTGATGCCTGAAGAAGCACTGGAGTTAATGACTGAACGTTCATTGGTCGTGATTGTTGATACGCATAAGCCGAGTATGGTTATAGATGAGCGCGTACTGGACAAGGCACCCAAGGTTGTGTTAATTGACCATCACAGACGAGGAGAAGAGTTTATTAATAATACTGTGCTCGTATATATGGAACCATATGCATCTTCTACAGCGGAACTGGTGACAGAATTGCTGGAGTATCAGCCAAAGAATGAGAAGTTGACCATGCTGGAATCAACGGCGATGCTAGCAGGTATCGTAGTGGACACGAAAAGCTTTACACTCAGGACAGGTTCTCGTACATTCGAAGCCGCTTCCTATTTGCGAACGAATGGCGCAGATACCGTGCTAGTACAGCGTTTGTTGAAAGAAGATATTTCGACATATATTGAACGTTCAAAACTAATTGAGACCGTAGAATTTGTGGGCAATGGTGATATTGCAATTGCGAGAGGACAGGATGAAGTCGTACACAGCTCTGTACTGATCGCGCAGACAGCCGATATTCTACTGACGATGCAAGGTATTTCCGCTTCATTCGTGGTCGCAAGACGTGATGATGGAAAAATTGGTATTAGCGCCCGCTCATTAGGTGAATTAAATGTACAGGTCGTTATGGAAGAGTTGGGCGGTGGCGGTCATTTAACGAATTCTGCTTGCCAGTTAAATGTAGAAACGATGGATGAAGCCATCACTATGTTAAAGGATGTATTAGAACAATACGTAGAGAGGGGAAATGAAGAATGA
- a CDS encoding DUF2232 domain-containing protein, with product MQDQASRITYGAMMVALFAILLAMTLYVPLLGLLTLLLVPLPITIYRLRYDRISTLMVAMCTWLITLLIGGLLSIPAAVVLSAVGFVIGDTVRTGKTKLYVYMATGVTLLISLSLLYLGTVWFMKMNPIEQLMQQFSAIQQEALVILSGMGNSTKEIERTVAEAFTYYQTIVPSLFILSVFVTAYLFVMPILAVATRLRFEVPKFASFLTMRLPFATVVAYLALLLISILSQPEQGTTFYLMEANAILIFRFLFFLQGLALIYYALRKMKLPVIVNVLATLFAMFLSPFTVMLGVLDIAINIRTWIDKDKRA from the coding sequence ATGCAAGATCAAGCAAGTAGAATTACGTACGGTGCGATGATGGTAGCACTCTTCGCCATCTTACTGGCAATGACTTTGTATGTACCATTACTCGGCTTATTGACATTGTTACTCGTTCCACTACCCATTACAATTTATCGTTTGCGTTATGACCGGATCTCTACATTGATGGTTGCGATGTGTACATGGCTTATCACATTATTGATTGGCGGTTTGCTATCCATTCCTGCAGCGGTTGTATTGAGTGCAGTTGGATTCGTTATTGGTGATACTGTGCGAACTGGCAAGACGAAACTTTATGTATACATGGCGACCGGCGTCACATTGCTCATTTCATTAAGTCTATTGTATCTTGGTACTGTGTGGTTCATGAAAATGAACCCGATTGAACAGTTGATGCAACAATTTTCTGCTATACAGCAAGAAGCACTTGTGATTTTATCAGGTATGGGAAATTCAACGAAGGAAATAGAACGAACCGTGGCAGAGGCATTTACGTATTACCAAACCATTGTGCCTTCCCTGTTCATCTTATCTGTTTTTGTAACAGCCTACCTGTTTGTTATGCCCATTTTGGCGGTTGCAACACGTTTGCGTTTTGAAGTTCCTAAGTTTGCTTCCTTCCTTACTATGCGTCTTCCGTTTGCGACGGTAGTAGCCTATCTGGCGTTGCTGTTGATTTCTATTTTATCGCAGCCAGAACAGGGAACGACGTTCTATCTAATGGAGGCAAATGCCATTCTCATCTTTAGATTCTTATTCTTCTTACAAGGTTTGGCGTTAATTTACTATGCATTGCGCAAGATGAAGCTTCCCGTGATCGTCAACGTGCTAGCTACATTATTCGCCATGTTCCTCAGTCCCTTCACCGTCATGCTGGGTGTTTTGGATATCGCCATTAACATTCGTACATGGATAGATAAAGACAAGAGAGCGTAG
- the rpsR gene encoding 30S ribosomal protein S18: protein MAPRRGGRKRRKVCYFTSNHITHIDYKDVDLLKKFISERGKMLPRRVTGTSAKYQRKLTVAIKRARIMALLPFVSEER, encoded by the coding sequence ATGGCACCACGTCGTGGAGGTCGCAAACGCCGTAAGGTTTGCTATTTTACTTCTAACCACATTACACACATCGACTATAAAGATGTAGATTTGTTGAAGAAGTTTATCTCTGAGCGCGGAAAGATGTTGCCTCGTCGAGTTACGGGTACAAGCGCTAAATACCAACGTAAATTGACGGTTGCAATCAAACGTGCACGCATCATGGCACTTCTTCCGTTCGTATCTGAAGAGCGGTAA
- the ssb gene encoding single-stranded DNA-binding protein gives MINRVVLVGRLTKDPELKYTQTGIAVTRFTLAVNRAFANAQGEREADFITCVAWRKQAENIANYLRKGSLAGVDGRIQTGSFEGQDGKRVYTTEVVADSTQFLEPRSANTERQQSPSYGGGAPSYNAPSQNQGQGYNNQQSYQPNQQNMTRVDNDPFQPGGGPIEVTDDDLPF, from the coding sequence ATGATAAACCGTGTCGTTTTAGTTGGCCGATTAACAAAAGATCCTGAGCTGAAATATACACAGACTGGAATTGCTGTTACACGTTTTACACTGGCAGTGAACCGCGCGTTCGCGAATGCCCAGGGAGAACGGGAAGCGGATTTCATCACGTGTGTAGCTTGGCGTAAACAGGCTGAGAATATCGCGAATTACTTACGAAAAGGAAGTCTAGCCGGAGTAGATGGTCGTATACAGACGGGCAGTTTCGAAGGCCAAGACGGTAAGCGTGTTTACACGACAGAAGTTGTTGCGGATAGTACTCAATTCCTGGAACCAAGAAGTGCTAATACAGAACGTCAGCAATCACCATCGTATGGTGGTGGAGCACCTTCTTATAATGCACCTTCTCAAAACCAAGGACAAGGATACAATAACCAGCAATCCTACCAACCGAATCAGCAAAATATGACACGTGTCGATAATGATCCATTCCAGCCAGGCGGCGGTCCGATTGAAGTAACAGATGACGACTTGCCATTCTGA
- the rpsF gene encoding 30S ribosomal protein S6, with protein MRKYEIMYIMRPTLEEDAKKALIERFDTVLTSNGAEIIESKEWGKRRLAYEIDDLREGYYQLVTANAGAEAIDEFTRLANINEGIIRHMTIRLDA; from the coding sequence ATGAGAAAGTACGAAATTATGTACATTATGCGCCCAACTCTTGAAGAGGACGCGAAAAAAGCGTTGATTGAACGCTTTGATACTGTCTTAACTTCAAACGGAGCGGAAATCATCGAGTCGAAAGAGTGGGGCAAGCGTCGTCTTGCTTACGAAATCGACGACTTACGTGAAGGTTACTACCAATTAGTAACTGCTAACGCTGGTGCTGAAGCAATCGATGAATTTACACGTCTAGCGAACATCAACGAAGGTATCATTCGTCATATGACAATTCGTTTAGATGCGTAA